In Streptacidiphilus sp. P02-A3a, the DNA window CCCAGAAGTCATTGCCGGTGGTATTGCGCGAGAGCGGACAATGCGCAATGAGGGCGGCACCGAGAGGAAAGCGACGAAACGGCCACTTCCGATTTCCCGCCCGCACAGCTTCACCTGCTCGCGGCCCGGCGTACAGGGACCTCGGCTGTCCCGCTCAGGCCATGTCCAGTTGAGGCCATGCGTGCGGATCCATACAGGTCGGACGCCCTCTGATAGTGTCAATTCATGAAGCTGCCTGATGATTTGACCATTCGTCACACGACCCCGGACGACCACCCGCGGGTTTTGGCCGTCCTCGACCGCTGGTGGGGCGAAGTCGGCGGGAGCGAGGGCAGCCGGCAACGGGCACTGCTGCTCCCGCGCCTTTTCTTCCAGCACTTCACCGACAGCGGCTTTCTGGTCGAGCGCGACGGCGAGCCCGTCGGATTCCTTATCGGATTCCTCTCCCAGTCCCGGGCCGACGAGAGCTACGTCCACTTCGTCGGGGTCTCGCCGGAGGCCCGGGGCCACGGCCTCGGCCGCCTCCTCTACCAACGCTTCTTCGACCACAGCCGGGAGCACGGGCGCTCCCGGGTGCGCGCGATCACCTCGACCGCGAACCTGGGCTCGTACGGCTTCCACACCCGGATGGGCTTCGCGGTCGAACCCGGCGTCACCGGCCCCGACGGCCGCCAACTGCACCCCGACTACGACGGGCCCGGACTGGACCGGGTGGCCTTCGTACGCGCACTCTGACGCCACGTCAGCGACGGGACGGCGACGAACACCCGGCGGCAGATGGACAGCAGGTGCCGGCTGGCCAGGTTCGGACATGACAGGGAGCGGTCATCCAAGCGCGTGGACGCACGCACCGGCGCGGGGCAAGACTCGTCGGGGTCGCGCCGCTCTGCCCCACCCGCACGAGCCGGTCGCCACCGTTCCCAGGTCTCGCTGACACAGTAAGGACACCGCTATGTCCACCGCCCTGTCCGATCTCGCAGAGTCGCTGCCAGTCCGTGCCGCCGACCAGGTTCCCTACCTCGAACTCAGCGACGACGAGCGCGCCGAGATGCGGCGCATCGCCGACGGAGTACTCGACACCGACACCGAACTGCCCCTGGACCAGCGGCTGCAGGAACTCGCGCTGCTGGCCCACGAGGTGCCGCACCGGGTGCGGGCGCTGCTGACCCACTTCCGGCTGACCGGCCGCCCCTACGGCGGCCTGGTGCTGTCGAACCTCCCGATCGAGGAGGCCGCCGCGGGCCCGACCCCGACCAGCTACACCGACGTGCCGGACAGCCGCGAGGCCGACCGTGCCTCGGCCATGCTGCTGCTGCTCGGCTCACTGCTCGGCGACCCGGTCTCCTACCTGACCCAGCAGCGCGGCAAGATGGTGCTGGACCTCTTCCCGATCAAGGGACACGAGCACCAGCAGCTCGGCTCCAGCTCCACGGTCAACCTCGAATGGCACAACGAGGACGCCTTCCACCCGCTCCGCGCGGACTGGATCATGCTGCTCGGCCTGCGCAACCACGACCAGGTGCCGACCACCTTCGCGCCCATCAACTCCGTGGCGCTGGATCCCAAGGACCGTCAACTGCTGTCCGAGGACCGCTACCTGATCCTCCCGGACGAGTCGCACACCGCCGAGTTCAACGCCAGCACCACCGGCGTGGACAAGGACGACTGGGCGAGCGAGGGCTTCCGCCGGATCGCCGAGATGAACGAGGTGCCCACACCCGGCCCGGTGCTCTCCGGCGACCCCGAGGCGCCGTTCGTCTGCATCGACCCGGCGTTCATGCCGCGCGACCTCGCCCCGGAGGCGCTGGCCGCGCTGGACGCCCTGATCAGCGGGGTCGACAGCGAACTGCGCGACGTCTCGCTGGCCCCCGGCGAACTGCTGATCGTGGACAACAAGCGTGCTGTGCACGGACGTCGGCCGTTCACCGCCCGCTATGATGGCACCGACCGCTGGCTGCGCCGGATCAACGTGATGGCGGACCTGCGCAAGGCCGAAGGGCGTCGCTACTCGCCGCACGGCCGCGCCCTGGTCTGAGCCCGGCGCCGGAGAACGCGGCAACCACGACCATCGAAGAGGGCCCTGCCATGTCCGCACGTTTCATCGAGGGATCGGACTTCGTCCCGGCCCCGCTCAAGCCCACCGTGTCCTTCGACGTGGTGGACCAGGTCGACGTCCGGGTCGGCACCATCCGCGCGGTGGAGGAGGTCCCCGGCTCCAAGAAGCTGATGCGGCTGCGGGTGGGCTTCGGCGACCACGAGCGCGTCATCCTCTCCGGGATGCGCGGGGAGCGCGAGGACCCGCAGGAGATCGTCGGGCAGCAGGCGCTCTTCGTGGTCAACCTGGAGCCGCGCAAGATGGCCGGTGAACTCTCCGAGGGCATGCTCTTCGACCTCGGCTCACCGGACCGGCTGCTGCCCGCCCTGGCGCAGCCGGAGCGTCCGATCCCGGACGGCACCCGGGTCGGCTGACGCCCGCTCGGACCGGCGCTCCCCGCGCCGGTCCGAGCCCCGCTCCACGGTTCACCCGTCGAGCCGGTGGCGACGCGCGCGACGCCTCAGCCGGTCACGTGTCGAGCCAGCCGAACGCCATCGCCTGCGCCCCGGCCTGGAACCGGCTCTCCGCCGAGAGCTGGGTCATCACGTCGGTCATCAGCCGCCGCAGGGTCCGCGAGGACACCCCGAGCGAACGGGCGATGGCGTCGTCCTTGAGCCCCTGCGAGAGCATCCGCAGCAGCGCCCGCTCCCGCTCACCGAGGGCCTCCCCCGGCTGGCTCGGCGACCAGGGGGACTTGCTGGTCAGATCGTCCGCGGGATCGGTCAGCGCACCGTGGATCCAGCAGTAGTCGAAGGTCTGCACGAGGAAGTGCACCGCGTCCGGCCCACGGAACTCCAACGCGGCGAACTGCCCGGTCGGCGCCCCGGTGGAGGCGTAGCCGAGCATCCGGTCCACCACGATCAGCCGGAACGGCAGCACCGCCGCCACCCGCACCTCGATCCCGGCCTCCTGCAGCGCCGTCAGGTGCGCCCGCCCGTGCGGGACCCGCAGCATCGCGTCCAGGTGGATCGACCGCATGGCGACCCCCCGGGCCAGCACCTGGCGGTTGCGCTGCATGCTGCCGGTGAGCATGTCCATCGGCAGCGGCGCTCCCGGGTGCATGCTCAGGATCTCCTCGCGGGCGCAGGCCGCGGCGCTCTCCAGGGCCGACAGCACGTTCTGCTCGCCTTCGAGCAGGGTGAGCTTGGGGACGCTGTCCGCCCCGGTCCGCAGCCGGATCAGGTTGTTGCTCAGCGCCTCCAGCTCCCGCCGGGTGTCCTTCAGGCCCTCCAACCGCTGCGCCAGCGCCCGCTCCTCGCGTTCGAGCAGCCGGGCCAGGGCGACCTCGGGCGAGGCCGGGATGGTCGCCGACGGGACGGGCCCGGGCGCCGCGGCCCCCGGTTCGACCAGTCCGTTCCTCTCCAACACCGCCAGCGCCGTATCGATCTCCTGGGTCGTCCACGGGAGCCGCCGCTGCGCCTCAGGCAGGCATGACTCCGGTGCTCCCGAAAGGAATTGGAACAGTTCGCGGGCAGCGGTATGTGGCACGGCCATCCAGATTCGACTCTCCCCCAAGCAGCTTACGGCCGACGAGCCGCATCATACCTATGTAGTGCGCCGCAAGGCTGTGCATAGCCTGGCAGCCCGGACGAAGGGGTATAAATCCTTCGGTCATATCTGTCGCAGACAGGAAGAACTCCGTTACCGAGGCACTACCACCGGTGAACCTGTGCCCAAGGTGGCCAACGCCCTGCCTGGCCGCCCCTGGACAGCCGTCAGGCCTGTACCAAGGGGTGATACTCCGGCCATCCTGGTGGTGTTGCTGGGGGGCAGCGCGGCCTCCCGGAAAGAGACCGAGCCCACCCAGTGAGGATTTCTCTGATG includes these proteins:
- a CDS encoding GNAT family N-acetyltransferase; amino-acid sequence: MKLPDDLTIRHTTPDDHPRVLAVLDRWWGEVGGSEGSRQRALLLPRLFFQHFTDSGFLVERDGEPVGFLIGFLSQSRADESYVHFVGVSPEARGHGLGRLLYQRFFDHSREHGRSRVRAITSTANLGSYGFHTRMGFAVEPGVTGPDGRQLHPDYDGPGLDRVAFVRAL
- the gntD gene encoding guanitoxin biosynthesis L-enduracididine beta-hydroxylase GntD → MSTALSDLAESLPVRAADQVPYLELSDDERAEMRRIADGVLDTDTELPLDQRLQELALLAHEVPHRVRALLTHFRLTGRPYGGLVLSNLPIEEAAAGPTPTSYTDVPDSREADRASAMLLLLGSLLGDPVSYLTQQRGKMVLDLFPIKGHEHQQLGSSSTVNLEWHNEDAFHPLRADWIMLLGLRNHDQVPTTFAPINSVALDPKDRQLLSEDRYLILPDESHTAEFNASTTGVDKDDWASEGFRRIAEMNEVPTPGPVLSGDPEAPFVCIDPAFMPRDLAPEALAALDALISGVDSELRDVSLAPGELLIVDNKRAVHGRRPFTARYDGTDRWLRRINVMADLRKAEGRRYSPHGRALV
- a CDS encoding tRNA-binding protein: MSARFIEGSDFVPAPLKPTVSFDVVDQVDVRVGTIRAVEEVPGSKKLMRLRVGFGDHERVILSGMRGEREDPQEIVGQQALFVVNLEPRKMAGELSEGMLFDLGSPDRLLPALAQPERPIPDGTRVG
- a CDS encoding LuxR C-terminal-related transcriptional regulator gives rise to the protein MLERNGLVEPGAAAPGPVPSATIPASPEVALARLLEREERALAQRLEGLKDTRRELEALSNNLIRLRTGADSVPKLTLLEGEQNVLSALESAAACAREEILSMHPGAPLPMDMLTGSMQRNRQVLARGVAMRSIHLDAMLRVPHGRAHLTALQEAGIEVRVAAVLPFRLIVVDRMLGYASTGAPTGQFAALEFRGPDAVHFLVQTFDYCWIHGALTDPADDLTSKSPWSPSQPGEALGERERALLRMLSQGLKDDAIARSLGVSSRTLRRLMTDVMTQLSAESRFQAGAQAMAFGWLDT